DNA from Hwangdonia lutea:
GCCTCGTCTATTTTAAGAGACATATTCAACGACACCTTTACAAGCATTCTTGTAGATGATGAAGAGCTCTACTATCAAATTAAAGATTACGTGCAGGAAATTGCACCAAAAAAAGAATCAATAGTTAAATTGTATCAGTCTAAAATTCCAATTTTCGAGAAACTCGGGATTGAAAGACAAATAAAAACCTCCTTTGGCAAAACCGTATCTATGGCAAAAGGGGCCTATTTGGTAATAGAACATACCGAAGCCCTTCATGTTATAGACGTAAACAGCGGAAACCGCTCCAACAAGGCCAATAGTCAAGAGGACACCGCACTTGAAGTTAATTTAATCGCCGCTACCGAAATAGCGCGCCAATTGCGTTTACGCGATATGGGCGGCATTATAGTAGTCGATTTTATCGATTTAACAAAAGCGGAAAACAGGCAGAAGCTCTTTAATCACCTTCGCGACGAAATGAAGGACGATAGAGCAAAACACAAAATACTGCCACCAAGTAAATTTGGATTGATACAAATAACAAGACAACGTGTACGACCAGAAATGAACATTAAAACCCGCGAGGAAAATCCGGACGAGATTATTAATGGCTCTGAGGTTGAAGCCCCCATAGGATTGGTGCAAAAAATAAATAACGATCTTGAAAAACTATTAAAAAAAGACTATAAAAAGCTGACTTTAAACACACATCCTTTTATAGCGGCCTTCTTAACAAAAGGTTTTCCATCAGTGCGCTCAAAATGGTTTTTTGAGCACAAAAAATGGGTTAAGATTTTACCAAGAGATGCTTACACATACTTAGAATACCACTTTTTCGATAAAGACGGTAATCAAATTAAATAACCTAAAAACGCCTTGCTATTTATTTAGTAAGGCGTTTTTGTTTTACATAAACCCGTTATGCATTTTGAATGAAAATAATTTCAAATGTCAGTTCGAGTGATTTTGAGGAACGAAAAATTGTATCGAGAACCCATTTATGGTTCAAAAATTCTTATTCTCGATACAAATTTTACTCATTTCAATCGTAAAATTCACTCGAATTGACAGAATTTTGCCAAAATGCACAACGGGTTAATAACTTTTGTGACTTCGATTATTTCTATCGAAATTGCACTTCGACAAGCTCAGCAGAACTATCCAGAAGTTTTGGGCGTTACCCAATCCCGATAGTTATCGGGAGGGTCGGGCTATCCGTTACAAGTCCGCGGTCGCCCCGATAACTATCGAGACTCCCTGTGGGCTTTCCACTGCTATCCCTAACGCGGGTTTAGCACTTCATTTTAAGTTTATTAGCAAGAATTAACTTTTCAATTACTCTTGCAAAAACTAAGCGGAGCTTAGCTAAAGCGTAGTATGCTAAAATATTAGCGTTTCCCAAACAACAATCCTACTTACCCCTATTTGTTCTTGGTGGATTTGTCTGGAAGGTAATTTGAGGGTCGAGCAACCTTTTTTCCCCTTTAATGCTCCTCAAGGCTTCCGATACGCTCGGGAAGAAATTCTCTTCTCCTATTATATTAAACATATCCGATTTTTTAAACTGGTCGCGTACAGGCCCTTTTAGGCAAGCAATGAGCATTCGTATATTGTTATCCTTATATTTTTCCGCAATGCCTTTTAACGCCTCTAAAGAAGTGGTATCGATAGAATCAATTGAGGCCGCATCAATAATAACAACTTTGAGGTTCTTTTTTTGGGCTTCATAAATTTTCAACCGCTTGATAAAGTGCGAAACATTCACGAAAGTCAAGGCGGCATCAAAGCGGAAAATCAATATCTCGTCGTCTACATCAATCTCCAAATAACGATCTACGTTTCTAAAGGTATCTAAAGAACCCTTTACCAAACCAACTTCAGCCGTATGCGGGAAAGAAATCGCATAAACCAATGACATTATAGACAATACAACCCCTGCGGTTATGCCCTCTTGAACGCCTATAAGGAAAGTTACCAAAGCGGTAACGGCAAACATCAAGAAATCACGTCTATCTATCATCCACAATGCTTTATAGTATTTAAAATCCATCAATCCAATAATGGCGACTATAATAATTGCTGCAAGTGCTGCTTTGGGCAAAAAATAAAAAAACGGCGTTAAAAATAAAAGTGTTATTACAACCAAACTTACCGTAATTAAGGTGGACACGTTCGTTTTTGTGCCTACTTGTTTGTTTACCGCCGAACGTGAAAAACTTGATGAGGTGGGATATGCCAAAAAGAACGACCCTATAAATTTAGATAACCCGAGCGCGATCAATTCTTGATTTGGGCTCAATTTACCTTGGTCTTTTTTGTCCTCCAACGATACGCCAATGGCATAAACTTCAATAAAAGATATTAAAGCAATGGTAGCACTTGCCGGAAGAAGTAATTGCACCAGCTCCCAATCAAAATAAGGAACAGCAAAGTTGGGTAAACCTTCAGGGATTGTTCCTAAAATAGAAACTCCGTAATGATCTGTTTTAAAGAAATATATAATCAATAAAGTAACCAACATGACTATTAATTGATTTGGGATTTTTTTGCTAAAACGCTTCATGTAAAACAGATAAGCAATGGAGAGCACAGAAATTAAAACCGTATAAAAATTAAAAGATGAAACATTGGAGGCTAACGCTACCAAAGTCTCAAGGGAACCGTGGGCATCAATTTGTATGCCTGTCGCACTTTTTATTTGGCTCAAGAAAATGGTCAATGCTGCACCAAAAATAAACCCTTTAAGAACAGGTTTAGAAATGAAATTCACAATCTTGCCCAATTGGAAAACCCCCATTAAAAACTGTATTAAACCGGACAATAACGCAATTACAATAATACCGTTTAGGAATTCATCAGGATCGGTAATCCCCGCATGGTTTAGGCCTGAGAAGGCCAGTAACGAGGTTAAAGCAGCAGGACCGATTGCGGCATAAATCGATGTGCCCATTAACATGTACACAATTAAAGGCACGATAGAAGCATATAAACCATAAACTGGCGGTATTTCCGCCAAATATGCATAAGCCATCCCTTGTGGAATCAACATCACACCAACCGTTAACCCGCCAATTAAGTCCTGTATAAAAGTCTTCCCGTTATAAGCTTTGAGTTGCTGAAAGAAGGGCAATCTAAACCGCATATAAAAATTGTTGTCTTATGTTTGAAGTTAATATCATTTAAGTACCTACAAAGATAAGAAGTAATATTAAAAATGGTGTTTGGCTTTATTTCATAAAAGTCCATTGTAACCCGAAAACAGGCAGCAACGCCCCGTTACCGTTACCGTCAAGCTCCGCTTAGTGGCGACAAGAGCAAGCAAAAAACACAACCTAAACACCCAGTAGCATCAATCTTTAAAACCGCATGGTCGTCTTGAAAATTTCTTATGGATTAGTTTCAATAGCTTCAATGCGTTTCTTTGCTGTAAAACTTTTAAAATCCCGTAGCAATCCATCGGGGTTTGGCATGAGATGTAATTAAGTAACTAGTTTAAATTCTAAAAACAGATTTATAAAACATGTAATTATAATTGCAATTTATTGAGAATTGTTTTAAAATTTAACAATACAACAGGGTTTTTATTAGTTTTTTTGTAAATTTACAGCATCTTCCTGACTTTATTAATGGTATTTAATGTTCTAATATTAGTATTAGAATACAATAACATTAACCAACCAATATTATGAATAATCGTAACTTTTTAAAAGTTTTATGGGTTTCAATTGCCTTAATTTATCTCAATTCTTGTCAAAAAGATAATTATCCAAATCCAGAAAAAACTACCAAAAACTATTCTTTTACTATTCCTAGCAAACTAAACTTTAGTTTTAAACAACAAGCTGGAAACGGCAAATCCATTCTTCCGTATTCCAATAATCTAACCCTAACAAACATAAGCAACAAAACCATATTTGGTGAATATGTTATATACGCTTTTAAAGATGATAATAAAATTTATAACAACCTCTCTTTTATAAAAAGTGCTCATATAGAAGGTCTAAAAGCCAATGAAAGCATAGACTCAGTTCAGTTACTGCCAACGGATATTCTTTTTTCAGATAATAATTTAATAGCTTCGATTATAAATTTTAAAGACAGCCTTAATGATCATAAATTTAATGGCATATATACCGGAGAATTAAATATTCTTAAACCAATTGAAAACAAAAAACCATCTTTTATCAGAAGTATTACTTGTAATGGCTTTATAGATTTTCAAGGTAAATTTAACTTTTACACACAAGACTCAGAAGAAAGCAATATTGTAAGTTTTACAGGAAATTTTAATACCGACGATTTGATTACGGGCCACATTAAAAAAGAAGATAACACCATACTTTCTCAATTAACCAACATAGATTCTTTAACAAATACCCAGCTTTCCGAAAACAAATTAACAGGTCATTTTAAGTTCAATGAAAATAGCGAAGAACGCATTCTTAAAATAACATTAACCCGCCAAAACTAATATTATGAAATTAAAACTAACCACACTATTATTTCTAGTCGGACTTATTTTGAGCGCCCAAAAACAACTACAGCCTTATAATTTTTCGATTACTGAAGATGGAAAAACAGAATCTATATTAATTTATGCTTCTGCGGAAGCTGTAAACAGTATAACGTTTACCTTAAAAAACACAGAAAATGAAACTTTGAAGAGGGAAAAAGAAAATGAAGAAGGCGTTGAAGATATTACATTTAAAGTTTTTCCTTTTACCGAAGTGATTTTTAGAAAAAAATTAATAGAAAATATATCTAAAATAATTGAAAAGGATACCTCTAAACCAGAATTTAGCAGATTAAAAGCAAAGATAAAACCTTTAGATAAAAAGGGAGAATCTGAAAACAACTTAAAAAACAAGGAGGAAATAAAAAAGGATTCAATCACAGAGGGACTCGAAAAAGAAAATAAAAAACTTAAGGAAGAAAATGAAACGTTTAAAACTCGAAAAGAAGCCGTTTACATTATCAGGAATATTTACCAATTTTTTAATGCTTTGGTTATAACGGCCTTTCAATATGACAATGAGCCTGTTGCAGGGGTTTTAAATTATAATTTAGATAGTTTGATAGTAATTAAAAAGACTATACAAGGATTAGATACAGATTTTTATTTCAAAAAACAAGCGAAGTTTATCCGAAATCATATTCTTAATGAAGAGAAAAAAGAAAAATCTGATGAGCTTATTCAACAAATAAAAGAATTTTATAAAAATAAAGACATAATTAATCAAAGACTCAATAACACCAACAATTTAAAACGTTATGTTCTTCTTGAGGACAATTATGTTATTGAAATTGAAAATTATATTAAAAAGGAAACTGATGGCTTTTTGAAATTTCTAAGAACATATGATAATGCCAGGGTTTTAAAAGAACTTTATGAATTCAATCAAAATTCACGAAAAGGTTTATGGAGCAGGGCAAAGTCTGAGTTCAAAAAACATGCTACACATAAGTTAAAAGAGTATTACAATATATATGAACTATCTAGGATGAAAGATGGTGTTATTTCTAAATATTATGAACTAAAAAAAGAGGTAAAATCACTTAAAAGACAAGATTCTTTAAATCAGGTTAATCTGAATGCTAATTTAAATTTAATATCTTTTAAAAATGACTCCATTACTTCGTTAAAAAGCTTGAAGGACACTTTGAATTATGGGTTAGAAAAAATAAAACGAGAATTAATTAACCAACAAATTCAAATAGACAATCTCCATAAAAAAGAAATGGAATACTACCAGAATTGGTCAAGTATAGCTGAAAAAACAACTCATGCTGACTCGATAGAGAAAGCAAGAAAACAATATGATTCTATAAAAGAACTCAACAGACAAAAGATATTCGAATACAACAGGTTATTTGAAAGAAAAACAAAAAGTAGGAGAAAAGAGTTAAGCGATGTGAATTCTGCTATCGGAAGAATTAGTACAGATATTGATGATTTAAAAAATGATAACAACTCACTATTAGATAAGACTAATGTTCATAAAAGTCAAATTTTAAAAAAAGCAATTGAAGAATATAATCTGATAATTAAAAATCAGGAAATTATAAAGCATTTTCCCTTATGGGTAATAAAGGCAAAAGAGATAGAACTGGATTTTAACGATGGGTTTTTAGAGCATATGAAAGTTGTAGGTGAAATTTTAAAACCTCACTATAAAGAAACAGTAGATAAGGACTTAAAACAATTTTTTAAAGAGGGCTTAGTAAAAGAAATTTTAAATGATATTTTTGGTAAACAATTAGTGTTTCAAAATGATTTTCCTTTTGGCTTTAGTTCTAAAAGTGATTTTGCTGACCTACATAATTACTCTTTGTACCAGTCTGAGGGTCAAGAAAAAATATTTTCTTTACCAGTTACAAACGTAATCTCATACATTCAGCGTCATCAAAACGACCGTTTAGATTTTAGCCCAAAAGATCAAGTGGTTAGGTTGCCATTAGATGACCCCAATATGAAAGGCGAAATTGAGTTAAAAAAAGAAACTTCTTCAAAAATTTTAAGTGTAAATATTTTTACTGATTTTAACGGGTTTCAAGAAAATACAGAAAACGGCTTACTTCAAATGGAAGTAGATAAGAAAATCCCCATTTGGACTAAAAGAATGAATTTACGTTTAGGTAGAAGTTCAAATTTCGGGTTTGTCAATTATGCAAATTTCAATCTGTCTTGGCAAAAAATAGGTGAAGAGGATAAAGAATTGGTGTTAGCAAAATCAAATCGGTTTGAAAATAACCAACAGGTTACAGATTTTTATACGACTTATCTTGATTTAGTCAAACATGAAAATATTTCGGTTGGAGTTGATTTAAATATTGCTTCTTTTGATTTTCCATTGGCAAAAACACGTTTAGAATTAAATACAGGAGCGCATTATGGTAGAATTAAAGTAGTAGATAAAAAAATTGAGCCTTTGCCTGATGGTGCAACTTCCACCACAAGAGATTTTGAAGAAACCATTAACATGATAAGACTATATCCAGATATTATGTTATGGATAAGACCAGAAGAGCGTTTTGGGGGCTATTTAAGATACAGACCTTTTAGAACGATTGTTCCTAATAATGAGAAATTCTTCTCAGTAAGTTCAGGAAAAGATTTTGAAGAAAATCAAATATTATCTAAAAATTGGTTAAACAGATTTGAGTTATCAGCTTTTTTTACACCATCTAGTGATAGTGATAATAAATTTTTCTTTAGGTATCGTTATACCAATAATTCAACATGGGAAACCAATGGTTATAGTGAAGTTCAAGTAGGCTATCTTGCTTATTTGAAATTTTAATTTCAATATATGGTGTGAATTTAGAGATAATATAGCGTACTTTTGCAAAAACTTAAAGCCTTGCAAAAACCAGTTTCTATTACCGCCATGGCATCCATTTCCCCATTGGGAAATTGCTTGGGTGACATTTGGAAAAATTATCAAAACAATCAGCATTTCATTACCGAGAAAAAGCTGAATAACGAATCTGTTTTAGTGGCCCAAATTCCAAAGGAAGCCAAACAACATATTGAGACTTTACGGCTTTCAGACAACAAATATAAATCGCTCGACAATACCGTTTTATACGCCATACACGCCTCAAGACAAGCCGTAAAAAATGCCCATTGGAAAGCTTCAGACAACTTTGGTATTAACATCGGTTCGTCTCGCGGCGCAACCCAGCTTTTTGAAGACTACCACAAAGATTTCCTAAAAAACAACAAAGCACAAACCTTAAGCTCGCCAACCACGACATTGGGAAACATTTCATCTTGGGTGGCACACGATTTGCAAACCAATGGCCCAGAACTAAGTCATTCCATTACCTGCTCCACAGCTTTACACGCTATGTTAAATGGTGTGGCTTGGATAAATTCCGGCATGTGCAACAAGTTTTTGGTTGGTGGCAGCGAAGCCCCATTAACACCGTTTACCATAGCGCAAATGCAGGCCTTAAAGATTTACTCGAAAGCCAAATTAGAAAAAGAATGTCACCCTGAGAGCAGTGGAAGTGCTAACTTATATCCTTGTCAAGCCTTAAATCTTTCAAAAAAGCAAAACACCATGGTTTTAGGCGAAGGCGCATCTATGGTTTGTTTAGAAGCTGGTAAAACAGAAAACGCTTTGGCTTACATTACGGGCATAGGTTACGCTACCGAGATTTTAGAGCACAACATTTCCATTTCTACCGATGCCAAATGCTTTCAGAAATCTATGAAAATGGCCTTGGGAGATTTAAACCCAAACGATATCGACATTATCGTCATGCACGCTCCGGGCACTGTAAAAGGCGATCTTTCAGAACATAAAGCCATTGAAACTATTTTTAAAAACAAGCTTCCGACAGTAACTAGCAACAAATGGAAAATAGGACACACCTTTGGGGCATCGGGTGCTTTAAGTATCGAGCTCGCTGTTTTAATGCTGCAGCATCAAAAGTTTATTGGTATTCCTTATTTAAAAAATCAAAAAACGCCTGAAAAAATTAGACATATTTTAGTGAATGCCGTTGGTTTTGGCGGCAATGCAGTTTCAATCCTTTTAACAAAATAATGTTATATTTATTGAAACAATTGGCTACCATGAGATGTTTTTTTTTAATCGCTATAATCTTATTTTCAGGTTGTAAAAACGATAGTGCAGACCCTATTGAAACGGTTTTGGCTTCCAATAACCCAAAAATTAAAACCGTTGCGGATGCTATCGAGAATCACGAAGTTCAAATTTTATTTACCGAAATTATAAGGGAAAAGGACTCCGTTTATTTTAAAGATTATAGCTTTCAAGTTGATGACAACTCCTATTTTTATCCAGCGAGTACCGTAAAATTACCCATTGCCATATTGGCTTTGGAAAAAGTTAAAGACAATCCGCTTATCGATAGAAACACCCTTTTTAATGTTGAGGGCGACAGCACGAAAACAACAATATCCAATGCCATTAAAAAAATATTTGCGGTAAGCGATAATGCCGCTTACAACAGGTTGTTTGAGTATTTAGGGAAAGATTACATCAATAATAAACTTATCGACAAAGGCATAAACTGTAGAATTTCCCATAGATTATCGGTGGATAATTCTACCGACTTAAAAACCAAACCGCTCATATTTTACGCTCAAAATCAGGTTGTTTTTAAAACCGATGCTGTTATCAACCAACCCATAAAACCTTTAAAATTAAATGAAATCACTAAAGGTAAAGGCTATATGGTTAATGATAGTTTAGTTAATCAACCTATGGATTTTTCATTAAAAAACTATTTACCGGTAACGGCCTTACACCAAATTATGAAACGGCTCATGTTTCCTGAATTATATCCACACAACCAACAATTTCATTTAACACCAATCGACAGGTCGTTTTTAATTAACACCATGAAAATCTTGCCTCACGAAGCGGGTTACACTACCGACGATTATTACGAGAGCTATGTCAAGTTTTTGGTGTTTGGCGATTCCAAAAAACCATTGCCCAAACACATAAAAATATACAATAAAGTAGGTAATGCTTATGGTTACCTAACCGATTGCGCGTATATTATAAATGAAAAAACAAAACAAGAATTCCTAATAACCGCCACCATTCACGTTAATAAAAATCAGATTTTTAACGATAATAATTACGAATACGATACGGTTGGTTTTCCGTTTTTAGCAGCGTTGGGCAGGCAGTTAATCGAGTAAGGCACTCAGGCTAAAATAGGATTTGTTAAATACTGCTTTAAACATTATTTCATACTTTTCAGCGCTTCAACCAATCCCTTAATATGAGGGTTTTTTAATATTCCGCCAGAGGCAATATCACTTAATGGCAAATGTGGCCCTGAATTAGCTTCAATTATGGTTGGTCCATCTTCTGAAATGGCTATATCCCACCCTATAAATCTATCTGGAATAATTTTAACCGCTTTAACAACCTCGTTGCAAGCCTCCTTAAAAAAGGGAATTTTAAATCCATCAAAAACAAAACCGCTGTCGGGGTGTTTTTCTATTTCTGCAGCACCGAACTCTGGTAAATAATGTCCCGTGTTTTTTAGGGTGCCGTTATCCATATTTATACCTACAATAAAACCGCCAGAAGATGCATTGTCTACAACGCTATGTCCTACTCCAAACCTTATAAAAGCACCAATTAGCTCAACCGTTTTGCTAGGCGTTACAAATGAAATTAACCTTAAAGTGCATACCGAATTTCGGTGTATTTTGTTGATGGATTCGTGCTGTTTAATAACTTCAGTATGTACAAAATGACCGTTTATTATCGTTTCATATTTTTCTGAAATTTGGTTTTTAAAATTTTGCTTCGTTAACTTAAAACACCCTTTACCACCGTATTCCGAAAGTGGTCTAAAAAAAAGATTTTCGATATTGGATTCAATAAAAACGTTTTCAAAAAAACGAATTAACTCTAATGGAGAGGCGATTTGTTTTACTTCGTTATTATAAAAAAAACTGGACTTAAAATTATAACACACTAACTTAGGCGTATTAATTTTGGTTTGTTTAAGCAGTAAACAAAAATATAACTTATCCTCAATTATGGTATTGTATTCTGGTTTGTGCAACTCTTTTTTACTTCCTATGGCAACCAATTCTTTAGTGCTTAAATAATCTTGATAATTTTTAACTTTTTTACGGTATATATATTTAAAATAGTAAAATGGAATTTCCTTTTTAGTAATTGTAAGAATCAATATTTCCTTAATTATCTGTAGAAAGGGCTTTTTATTAGGGTCTTTTATAAAAGGTTTAATTCTACCAATATTTTTAAAACTCCTCATGTATTTAGCTTTAATCAAATATATGATTTATTCGTTTAAAAGCAACTAATAGGCTAATTATCAATATCTTCTAACAAACAAACACAATAAAACCGATGTCTTATAAACATTCAGCTCAAAGATATTTTGTAACAATACATGCGTTCCAGCTACTTATAAGTAGAAAATAAAGTTGAAAAGCTTTATAAAGATTGTATATTTATTCCGTAATATTTATCGTTTACACAATGGCAGAATGGTTTTCAAATTTAGGCTTACTTTTAAAAATATACTGGCTCATTGCCATTATAGGCTCACTCGTTTTTACAATTGTAATCATTTTAGCATTTACAGGTGGCGACGCTGATGAGTTTGAAGATATAGACTCTGAAATAGATGCCGATACTGGTATTGGATTTCAATTTATAACCTTTAAAAATTTAGTCGGATTTTTTACCATTTTTGGTTGGAGCGGTATAGCTTGTATTGAAGCAGGACTATCAACACCCTTAACCATTGTCATTTCTTTTTTATCCGGATTGCTAATGATGACCATAATGGCCGCTATGTTTTACTTTATGCGAAAATTAACCGATAGCGGCACTCTAAACTACAACAATGCCATTGGTGCCATTGGCGAAGTGTATTTAACCGTTGGCGCTAACCGCTCTAAAATGGGAAAAGTTAGTGTAAGCGTTCAAGGGTCATTGCGCGAACTAGATGCCTTAACCGATTCTTTTACAGCCCTACAATCCGGCACCATTATAAAAGTAGTAGATGTTACCAACAACGGTATTTTAATCGTAGATCAAACAAGAAAACCAATAGAACCCACAAAACCACAAACTTATGAGATTACTGATAATTCAGGAGGGCTTTAATCTAGGACTCCCCATGGCGCTAATTTTTGGCGTATTATTTATATTCCTTTTTTTAATTGTATTAATCAGACGCTACAAACGCTGTCCGTCCGACCGGATTTTAGTCGTTTACGGTAAAGTTGGTGGCGGACAATCGGCAAAATGTATTCATGGTGGCGCCGCCTTTATTTTACCCGTTATTCAAGATTACGAGTTTTTGGATTTAACTCCAATTTCCATTGAAGTTAACCTGGTAAACGCCCTGTCCAAACAAAACATTCGTGTTAATGTGCCATCGCGTTTTACCATTGGTGTTTCAACCGAGCCGGGAGTGATGCAAAATGCAGCGGAACGCTTGCTAGGTTTAGGATTACCGGATATTCAAGAATTGGCTAAAGAAATTATTTTCGGTCAATTGCGTTTGGTTGTAGCCTCGATGGACATTGAGGAAATTAATAACGACCGCGATAAATTCTTAACCAACATTTCGCAAAGTGTCGAAACCGAATTAAAGAAAGTAGGTTTAAAGTTAATCAACGTAAACATCACCGATATTGTTGATGAATCCGGCTATATTGAAGCTTTAGGAAAAGAAGCTGCGGCACATGCTATAAATGCGGCGCGTAAATCGGTTGCCGAAAAAACCAGGGATGGTTCCATTGGTGAAGCCAATGCGGTTCAAGATGAAAGAACCCAAGTTGCGGCTGCAAATGCCCAAGCTGTTGAAGGTGAAAATACCGCAAAAATCGCCGTTGCAAATTCCGATTCGCTACGTCGCCAACGCGAAGCAGAAGCAGAACGTGTCGCCATTGCTGCCGAAAAAGTACAAAGCGCCAAAGCCTTGGAAGAATCGTATGCGGCTGAAAAAGAAGCTGAAACCGCCAGAGCGGAAAGAGAGCGCTCATCGCAAATGGCCGATGTTATTGTACCTGCTGAAATTGATAAAAAGAAGGTTGAAATTGATGCCGAAGCAGAAGCCGAAAAAATTAGAAGACGCGCCAAAGGTGAAGCCGATGCCATACTTTTTAAAGCCCAAGCAGAAGCTGAAGGTTTATACGAAATACTAACCAAACAAGCCGCCGGTTTAGACCAAATTGTAAAAGCGGCCGGTAACAACTCCAAAGATGCGGTGTTGTTATTGATTGCCGATAAGTTGCCGGAATTGGTTAAAACACAGGCCGAAGCCATTAAAAACATCAAAATTGACAAAGTTACCGTTTGGGAAAATGGTGGTGGAAAAGACGGCAAATCGTCAACAGCCAATTTCCTTTCAGGCATGTACCAATCGGTGCCGCCATTGCAAGACATGTTTAATATGGCGGGGATGCAATTGCCCGAATATTTAAAAGGCAAAGCCCCTAAAGAGGAGGTCGTCATAAACAAAAAAGCTCCTTTTAAAGACGATGTTGATAATTCTGAGCATAAAGAATAAAATTAAAATTCCGCTTTTCCAGCGGAATTTTCTACTTTTACACCTATATTTAAGACTATGAGCGCAACCA
Protein-coding regions in this window:
- a CDS encoding ribonuclease E/G yields the protein MDKELIIRSSSNDVDFALLKDGKLIELQKDEDSNDFSVGDVFIAKIRKAVPGLNAAFVNVGYEKDAFLHYHDLGPKLPSLLKFTKRVSTGKLKDFSLKNFPFEKDIDKDGKIADVLKSNQSLLVQIVKEPISTKGPRISSELSIAGRYIVLVPFSSRISISQKIEDKAEKDRLKRLVKSITPQGFGIIVRTVAQGKKVAELDKDLQNLLQRWNAMCKKLHRAHHPSKVLGEMNKASSILRDIFNDTFTSILVDDEELYYQIKDYVQEIAPKKESIVKLYQSKIPIFEKLGIERQIKTSFGKTVSMAKGAYLVIEHTEALHVIDVNSGNRSNKANSQEDTALEVNLIAATEIARQLRLRDMGGIIVVDFIDLTKAENRQKLFNHLRDEMKDDRAKHKILPPSKFGLIQITRQRVRPEMNIKTREENPDEIINGSEVEAPIGLVQKINNDLEKLLKKDYKKLTLNTHPFIAAFLTKGFPSVRSKWFFEHKKWVKILPRDAYTYLEYHFFDKDGNQIK
- a CDS encoding SulP family inorganic anion transporter; the encoded protein is MRFRLPFFQQLKAYNGKTFIQDLIGGLTVGVMLIPQGMAYAYLAEIPPVYGLYASIVPLIVYMLMGTSIYAAIGPAALTSLLAFSGLNHAGITDPDEFLNGIIVIALLSGLIQFLMGVFQLGKIVNFISKPVLKGFIFGAALTIFLSQIKSATGIQIDAHGSLETLVALASNVSSFNFYTVLISVLSIAYLFYMKRFSKKIPNQLIVMLVTLLIIYFFKTDHYGVSILGTIPEGLPNFAVPYFDWELVQLLLPASATIALISFIEVYAIGVSLEDKKDQGKLSPNQELIALGLSKFIGSFFLAYPTSSSFSRSAVNKQVGTKTNVSTLITVSLVVITLLFLTPFFYFLPKAALAAIIIVAIIGLMDFKYYKALWMIDRRDFLMFAVTALVTFLIGVQEGITAGVVLSIMSLVYAISFPHTAEVGLVKGSLDTFRNVDRYLEIDVDDEILIFRFDAALTFVNVSHFIKRLKIYEAQKKNLKVVIIDAASIDSIDTTSLEALKGIAEKYKDNNIRMLIACLKGPVRDQFKKSDMFNIIGEENFFPSVSEALRSIKGEKRLLDPQITFQTNPPRTNRGK
- a CDS encoding beta-ketoacyl synthase N-terminal-like domain-containing protein — protein: MQKPVSITAMASISPLGNCLGDIWKNYQNNQHFITEKKLNNESVLVAQIPKEAKQHIETLRLSDNKYKSLDNTVLYAIHASRQAVKNAHWKASDNFGINIGSSRGATQLFEDYHKDFLKNNKAQTLSSPTTTLGNISSWVAHDLQTNGPELSHSITCSTALHAMLNGVAWINSGMCNKFLVGGSEAPLTPFTIAQMQALKIYSKAKLEKECHPESSGSANLYPCQALNLSKKQNTMVLGEGASMVCLEAGKTENALAYITGIGYATEILEHNISISTDAKCFQKSMKMALGDLNPNDIDIIVMHAPGTVKGDLSEHKAIETIFKNKLPTVTSNKWKIGHTFGASGALSIELAVLMLQHQKFIGIPYLKNQKTPEKIRHILVNAVGFGGNAVSILLTK
- a CDS encoding serine hydrolase translates to MRCFFLIAIILFSGCKNDSADPIETVLASNNPKIKTVADAIENHEVQILFTEIIREKDSVYFKDYSFQVDDNSYFYPASTVKLPIAILALEKVKDNPLIDRNTLFNVEGDSTKTTISNAIKKIFAVSDNAAYNRLFEYLGKDYINNKLIDKGINCRISHRLSVDNSTDLKTKPLIFYAQNQVVFKTDAVINQPIKPLKLNEITKGKGYMVNDSLVNQPMDFSLKNYLPVTALHQIMKRLMFPELYPHNQQFHLTPIDRSFLINTMKILPHEAGYTTDDYYESYVKFLVFGDSKKPLPKHIKIYNKVGNAYGYLTDCAYIINEKTKQEFLITATIHVNKNQIFNDNNYEYDTVGFPFLAALGRQLIE
- a CDS encoding sugar-transfer associated ATP-grasp domain-containing protein; protein product: MRSFKNIGRIKPFIKDPNKKPFLQIIKEILILTITKKEIPFYYFKYIYRKKVKNYQDYLSTKELVAIGSKKELHKPEYNTIIEDKLYFCLLLKQTKINTPKLVCYNFKSSFFYNNEVKQIASPLELIRFFENVFIESNIENLFFRPLSEYGGKGCFKLTKQNFKNQISEKYETIINGHFVHTEVIKQHESINKIHRNSVCTLRLISFVTPSKTVELIGAFIRFGVGHSVVDNASSGGFIVGINMDNGTLKNTGHYLPEFGAAEIEKHPDSGFVFDGFKIPFFKEACNEVVKAVKIIPDRFIGWDIAISEDGPTIIEANSGPHLPLSDIASGGILKNPHIKGLVEALKSMK
- a CDS encoding flotillin family protein; this encodes MRLLIIQEGFNLGLPMALIFGVLFIFLFLIVLIRRYKRCPSDRILVVYGKVGGGQSAKCIHGGAAFILPVIQDYEFLDLTPISIEVNLVNALSKQNIRVNVPSRFTIGVSTEPGVMQNAAERLLGLGLPDIQELAKEIIFGQLRLVVASMDIEEINNDRDKFLTNISQSVETELKKVGLKLINVNITDIVDESGYIEALGKEAAAHAINAARKSVAEKTRDGSIGEANAVQDERTQVAAANAQAVEGENTAKIAVANSDSLRRQREAEAERVAIAAEKVQSAKALEESYAAEKEAETARAERERSSQMADVIVPAEIDKKKVEIDAEAEAEKIRRRAKGEADAILFKAQAEAEGLYEILTKQAAGLDQIVKAAGNNSKDAVLLLIADKLPELVKTQAEAIKNIKIDKVTVWENGGGKDGKSSTANFLSGMYQSVPPLQDMFNMAGMQLPEYLKGKAPKEEVVINKKAPFKDDVDNSEHKE